From the Prunus dulcis chromosome 4, ALMONDv2, whole genome shotgun sequence genome, one window contains:
- the LOC117626623 gene encoding probable long-chain-alcohol O-fatty-acyltransferase 5, producing MTQVKENQTIMGMEDEIKRLIKVCLSILASLCYTYFIASKIPKGKLRFFSLLPIFCLFTILPLSLSTALPAGVIALFITWVGSFKVLLFSFGLGPLSSGPPLNSLPLFIFSTCLPIKAKQGGQQHHQIAPNQKTPQNPKLPLNLPTKVLLFGILVALTDFTKYVHPNILLSQYCCMLYLFVDIIVGLSNATLRALLGVQLESPSNEPYLSTSLQDFWGRRWNLMVTNTLRHTIYKPVQLAMETFLGPKWASLPAVFVAFLVSGLMHELIFFYMTRVPPTWEVTWYFVLHGMCLVVEFGVKRALSGGRWQLHWIVSTPLTIGLVMVTATWLFFPPLVRNGVDARAIEECKELVEFMKEKLKWDGLHTV from the coding sequence ATGACACAAGTTAAAGAGAATCAAACGATCATGGGGATGGAGGATGAAATCAAGAGATTAATCAAGGTATGCCTCTCCATCTTGGCCTCTCTTTGCTACACCTATTTCATAGCTTCTAAGATTCCCAAAGGCAAACTCAggttcttctctctcctccccatCTTCTGCCTCTTCACcatcctccctctctctctctccactgCCCTCCCTGCTGGAGTTATTGCCTTGTTCATCACCTGGGTTGGTAGCTTCAAGGTCCTCCTGTTCTCCTTTGGTCTAGGCCCACTTTCATCTGGCCCACCACTAAACTCTCTCCCCCTCTTCATCTTCAGCACTTGTCTCCCAATCAAGGCAAAGCAAGGTGGACAACAACACCACCAAATTGCTCCAAACCAGAAGACAcctcaaaaccctaaattgCCTCTCAATTTGCCAACCAAAGTCTTGCTTTTTGGCATATTGGTTGCTCTAACTGACTTCACAAAATATGTGCACCCCAACATTTTACTAAGCCAGTATTGCTGCATGTTGTATCTTTTTGTGGACATAATAGTAGGCTTGAGCAATGCTACCTTGCGAGCCCTTCTTGGCGTGCAACTCGAATCACCGTCCAATGAGCCTTACCTTTCAACTTCGCTACAAGATTTTTGGGGCCGAAGGTGGAACCTCATGGTAACAAATACACTTCGCCACACAATATATAAGCCCGTGCAGTTGGCCATGGAGACCTTCTTGGGGCCCAAATGGGCCTCACTACCAGCtgtttttgttgcttttttaGTATCCGGTTTGATGCACGAGCTCATATTCTTTTACATGACACGTGTGCCTCCCACGTGGGAAGTGACATGGTATTTTGTTCTTCATGGGATGTGTTTGGTGGTGGAATTTGGTGTGAAGAGAGCGTTAAGTGGTGGAAGGTGGCAGCTACATTGGATTGTGTCAACGCCGTTGACCATCGGGCTTGTGATGGTTACCGCGACTTGGCTGTTCTTTCCGCCGTTAGTGAGGAACGGCGTGGACGCAAGAGCTATTGAAGAGTGCAAGGAATTGGTAGAATTTATGAAGGAAAAGTTAAAATGGGATGGTCTGCACACAGTTTAA
- the LOC117626622 gene encoding long-chain-alcohol O-fatty-acyltransferase-like gives MDGEINNFIKVWILTNTSLCYCYYIAAKIPKGIIRLISLLPIFYIFIILPLNLHSFHLCGPTTFFLVWLGIFKLLLFSFNLGPLSPTPPTLVQFISIACLPIKIKQNPPQKSPQNTDQNPLTPQNNKNPSHQSTPKPKKSVNPIDQTLTNVPNKSILLAIKALLLALVIRTYEYRPHLHPYIILALYCCHMYLGIELVLALSAVPARAILGFELEPQFTEPYLSTSLQDFWGRRWNLMVTNILRPVAYDPVRRISMRILGPRWARFLAVMSTFAVSGLMHEAIYYYLTRVSPTWEVTWFFVLHGVCVAVEVEVKKAAADRWRLHPVVSGPLTIVFLAVTGNWLFFPQLLRNGVDLKAIHEYGIMVDFVRAHLPLHIIGAKDS, from the coding sequence ATGGATGGTGAAATCAACAACTTCATCAAGGTATGGATCCTAACCAACACCTCTCTATGTTATTGTTACTACATAGCAGCCAAAATCCCAAAGGGCATCATCAGGCtcatctctctcctccccatCTTCtacatcttcatcatcctccCCTTGAATCTCCACTCATTCCATCTCTGTGGGCCCACAACTTTCTTTCTGGTTTGGCTTGGCATCTTCAAGCTCCTCCTCTTCTCCTTTAACCTTGGCCCTTTATCCCCAACCCCACCAACACTTGTTCAATTCATCTCCATAGCTTGCCTTcccatcaaaatcaaacaaaacccacCTCAAAAATCACCCCAAAACACAGATCAAAACCCTCTAACCcctcaaaataacaaaaacccatCTCACCAatccaccccaaaacccaaGAAATCTGTGAACCCAATTGATCAAACCCTCACAAATGTGCCCAATAAGTCAATTTTGCTGGCCATAAAAGCCTTGCTTTTGGCTTTGGTCATTAGGACATATGAATATAGACCACATTTACACCCATACATAATCTTGGCTCTGTACTGCTGCCACATGTACCTTGGCATAGAACTTGTGCTGGCCTTGAGCGCCGTCCCAGCTCGAGCCATACTTGGGTTTGAGCTCGAGCCGCAGTTCACCGAGCCCTACCTTTCCACTTCCCTTCAAGACTTTTGGGGCCGCAGGTGGAACCTCATGGTCACCAACATCCTACGCCCCGTCGCCTACGACCCCGTACGCCGTATATCCATGCGTATACTTGGGCCTCGGTGGGCCCGGTTCTTGGCTGTGATGTCTACTTTTGCAGTCTCAGGTTTAATGCACGAGGCGATATACTATTATCTCACACGTGTGTCTCCCACGTGGGAAGTGACGTGGTTCTTCGTTCTACATGGCGTTTGCGTGGCAGTTGAGGTGGAGGTGAAGAAGGCCGCAGCTGATAGGTGGCGGTTGCACCCGGTGGTTTCGGGGCCATTGACGATAGTGTTTTTGGCTGTGACGGGCAATTGGCTGTTCTTCCCTCAGCTGCTGAGAAATGGTGTGGATTTGAAGGCTATACATGAGTATGGGATTATGGTAGATTTTGTCAGGGCTCATCTGCCCTTGCACATTATTGGTGCAAAAGATAGTTGA